The Caldicellulosiruptor changbaiensis genome has a segment encoding these proteins:
- a CDS encoding bifunctional diguanylate cyclase/phosphohydrolase: protein MTKKGFFDAENIQLFQTFAHQAAAALENANLYEKSTRRLQHIQALRKIDMAINGSIDPRVASTVALQETIKELNVDAAAIFRLNPYIQKLEFVAGYGFYTDTIEEISLSSKKSFAGRAVLERKTIYIPDIEKEDEDIAKDLFRVEGFKAYCVVPLIAKGRVLGVLEVFMRNPRIVNNEWREFLETLAGQIAIAIDNAELFNNLQRSNIELLKAYDETIEALSYALDLKDKETEGHSQRVTELTLSIAKEIGIPEEQLIHIKRGALLHDIGKMGIPDSILLKPGKLSDEEWEIMKMHPVYAYQMLSHIEYLRPALDIPYCHHEKWDGSGYPRGLKGKEIPLAARIFAIVDVFDALTNDRPYRKAIIYKIELGFIGLREGDKVKIAQAKGEYGQLLAGKEWSMVHPVIEKIFLTVEPSFLDINELKTLDGFIDLEADVGNKIMIYPLWTSIGAVGLLGIMFSPDSIDENDNKNLQIYVNFAAIALANAKIVSRLEKEAETDFLTGFFNKRTIQNILISELERAIRYRLPLAVIFLDIDDFKAYNDTFGHVAGDVMVQKTAEIIKNSIRTVDIAGRFGGEEFVIILPGTDEEGAIAVAERIRKAIESYPFPHRRVTASLGITLARSGDSVESLLERADRALYQAKREGKNRCCLA from the coding sequence TGCAAGAGACTATTAAAGAGTTAAACGTCGATGCAGCTGCTATTTTTAGGTTAAATCCTTATATACAGAAGTTAGAGTTCGTAGCTGGATATGGCTTTTATACTGACACGATTGAAGAAATTTCTCTTAGTTCGAAAAAAAGCTTTGCAGGACGTGCTGTATTAGAAAGGAAAACTATTTATATACCTGATATTGAAAAAGAAGACGAAGATATAGCAAAAGACCTATTCCGAGTGGAAGGTTTCAAAGCTTATTGTGTTGTTCCACTTATTGCAAAAGGTCGTGTATTAGGAGTATTGGAAGTTTTTATGCGAAATCCACGAATTGTTAATAATGAATGGCGAGAATTTTTAGAAACATTGGCAGGGCAAATTGCAATTGCAATTGACAATGCTGAACTTTTTAATAATTTACAAAGGTCAAATATTGAACTTCTGAAAGCTTATGATGAAACAATAGAAGCGCTTTCCTATGCTCTTGATCTTAAAGATAAGGAAACTGAGGGTCACAGTCAGCGTGTGACAGAGCTAACTCTTAGCATTGCCAAAGAAATTGGTATTCCTGAAGAACAGCTAATCCATATAAAACGAGGAGCTTTATTACATGATATTGGCAAGATGGGTATACCAGACAGTATACTTCTCAAACCAGGGAAGCTTTCAGATGAAGAGTGGGAAATAATGAAAATGCACCCTGTATATGCGTATCAGATGCTTTCTCACATTGAATACTTACGACCGGCCTTGGATATACCTTATTGTCACCATGAAAAATGGGATGGCAGCGGTTATCCACGCGGATTAAAAGGGAAGGAGATACCTTTAGCAGCACGTATTTTTGCAATAGTTGATGTTTTTGATGCATTGACCAATGATCGGCCATACAGAAAAGCAATAATATACAAGATTGAACTGGGGTTTATTGGTCTACGAGAAGGCGACAAAGTTAAGATAGCACAAGCTAAAGGCGAGTATGGACAACTTTTGGCTGGGAAGGAATGGTCGATGGTTCATCCAGTAATTGAGAAAATTTTTTTGACGGTTGAACCGTCATTTTTGGACATTAATGAATTGAAAACCTTAGATGGTTTTATAGATTTAGAAGCTGATGTTGGAAATAAAATTATGATTTATCCCTTGTGGACCTCTATTGGTGCTGTGGGATTATTAGGCATAATGTTTTCACCTGACTCAATAGATGAAAATGATAACAAAAATCTCCAGATATACGTAAATTTTGCTGCAATAGCTTTGGCCAATGCAAAGATTGTAAGCCGCTTAGAGAAAGAAGCTGAAACTGACTTTTTGACAGGTTTCTTTAATAAGCGGACAATCCAAAATATATTGATTAGTGAACTTGAAAGGGCAATTAGGTATAGACTTCCTTTGGCAGTTATTTTTCTTGACATTGATGACTTTAAGGCTTACAACGACACATTTGGTCATGTGGCTGGCGATGTAATGGTACAAAAAACAGCAGAGATAATAAAGAATTCTATAAGAACTGTGGACATTGCGGGGCGCTTTGGTGGTGAGGAGTTTGTAATTATTCTTCCTGGGACAGATGAAGAGGGTGCAATTGCAGTTGCAGAGAGAATACGAAAAGCCATTGAAAGCTATCCTTTTCCTCATAGAAGGGTAACTGCGAGCTTAGGAATAACATTAGCAAGAAGCGGTGACTCAGTTGAGTCCTTACTGGAAAGGGCAGATCGGGCGCTATATCAAGCAAAAAGAGAAGGCAAAAACCGCTGTTGCTTAGCTTAA
- the yfcE gene encoding phosphodiesterase, with protein MKIGVISDTHGDYKSWEKAWRFLKDTEVIFHAGDVLYHGPRNPIPEGYNPKELSNALNTCPIPLVIAKGNCDAFVDQMMLDIPIQTPYVFSVIYGKKFMVQHGHDISDEEISKLAQRYKLDFFIVGHTHIPLLKKVGDCVLINPGSTSLSKREDKINSIGIIDDEEVQIIDLETGKEILVLEIA; from the coding sequence TTGAAAATTGGTGTTATAAGCGATACTCATGGCGATTATAAATCCTGGGAAAAGGCTTGGAGGTTTTTAAAAGATACTGAGGTTATATTTCATGCAGGTGATGTGTTGTACCACGGTCCGCGCAATCCAATTCCTGAAGGGTATAATCCAAAGGAGCTTTCTAATGCGTTGAATACTTGTCCTATTCCTTTAGTTATTGCAAAGGGTAACTGCGATGCTTTTGTGGATCAAATGATGCTTGATATACCTATACAAACTCCATATGTTTTTTCCGTAATCTATGGTAAGAAATTTATGGTCCAACATGGGCATGATATTTCGGATGAGGAGATTAGTAAATTGGCTCAGAGATATAAGTTAGACTTTTTCATAGTAGGACATACCCACATTCCGCTGTTAAAAAAGGTTGGCGACTGTGTGCTTATTAATCCGGGCTCCACATCACTTAGCAAACGAGAGGACAAGATTAATTCAATAGGAATTATTGATGATGAGGAAGTTCAGATAATAGACTTAGAGACAGGAAAAGAGATTTTGGTTCTTGAAATAGCTTAA
- a CDS encoding 2-hydroxyacyl-CoA dehydratase subunit D, giving the protein MNYLNIYSTVINNFLKKNKNAYNLLKLGIFIGKNYVKFFPDKRLPKSLRYLHQIAFNWTYRGMTSKRCVWVNLFAPAEILLAFNLDPIFVEAISAFLSGLGLEDELILRAESFGISESFCSFHKVFIGAVLSNLLKKPKFLIATSSICDANLNTFRFISENLKIPFFFLDVPREYSKEAKDYLKLQLKELISFVEKETGTKLDLHKLSRIIEIENQVRSQMKECLKLLGKKQIPSTLTFEMFMLYTSHTFIGKEETLRFYKMLVEDLRNAKEKDKKGVFFIHTLPMFEESFKNLFNFNKDLTIIGMDLNYDFLEELPTDDPIEALSIKLLKNPYNSDFERRIEHIKKLISLTSPDAVIQVCQMGCKQSIGCSMLFKEEFKKLDIPFTFIDVDCVNKKNNNHGQIKTRLEAFFESIK; this is encoded by the coding sequence ATGAACTATTTAAATATCTACAGCACCGTTATTAACAACTTTCTCAAGAAAAACAAAAATGCTTATAATCTTCTCAAACTTGGCATCTTCATTGGCAAAAACTATGTAAAGTTTTTTCCTGATAAAAGATTGCCAAAATCGCTAAGATATTTACATCAAATTGCATTTAACTGGACGTATAGAGGAATGACAAGTAAAAGATGTGTTTGGGTTAACCTATTTGCACCAGCTGAAATTTTGCTTGCATTTAATTTGGACCCAATCTTTGTTGAGGCAATATCTGCTTTTTTGTCTGGACTTGGACTTGAAGATGAGCTAATTTTGAGGGCAGAGAGTTTTGGTATAAGCGAGAGCTTTTGTAGCTTTCACAAGGTATTTATTGGTGCTGTGCTTTCAAACCTCTTAAAAAAGCCAAAATTCTTGATTGCAACATCAAGTATTTGTGATGCAAATTTAAACACGTTTAGATTTATTTCGGAAAACTTAAAAATTCCATTTTTCTTTTTAGACGTTCCAAGAGAATACTCTAAAGAGGCAAAAGATTATTTGAAACTGCAGCTAAAAGAGTTGATTAGTTTTGTTGAAAAAGAGACAGGAACCAAGCTTGATTTACATAAATTGTCAAGAATAATCGAAATAGAAAACCAAGTAAGAAGCCAAATGAAAGAATGTTTAAAGCTTCTTGGGAAAAAGCAAATACCTTCAACCCTGACATTTGAGATGTTTATGCTTTATACATCTCATACATTTATTGGCAAGGAAGAAACGCTGAGATTTTACAAGATGCTTGTAGAGGACTTAAGAAATGCTAAGGAGAAGGATAAAAAGGGAGTGTTTTTTATACATACTCTTCCTATGTTTGAGGAGAGTTTTAAAAATCTTTTTAATTTTAACAAGGATTTGACTATCATTGGTATGGATTTGAATTATGATTTTTTAGAAGAGCTGCCGACAGACGACCCAATTGAAGCGCTTTCAATAAAGCTTTTGAAAAATCCGTACAATAGCGATTTTGAGAGAAGAATTGAACACATAAAGAAGCTAATTTCTTTAACCTCACCCGATGCTGTGATTCAGGTCTGTCAAATGGGTTGCAAGCAGTCGATAGGATGCAGTATGTTATTTAAGGAGGAGTTTAAAAAGCTTGATATTCCGTTTACCTTTATAGATGTTGATTGTGTCAATAAGAAAAATAACAATCATGGTCAGATA